In Denticeps clupeoides chromosome 1, fDenClu1.1, whole genome shotgun sequence, a single window of DNA contains:
- the cnpy3 gene encoding protein canopy homolog 3, whose product MDTFMLLALFSMSSFSGAAKKGEDEEWVHLPNKCEVCKFVSIEMKSAFEETGKTKEVIDTNYRFLDDKGAPPIKYVKSDIRFIEVMENVCQRLMEYSLHKERQGSNRFAKGMSETFSTLHNLVHKGVKVVMDIPYELWNETSAEVADLKKQCDVLVEQYEEVIEDWYKGTQEEDLTMYLCEKHVLKGQDTACLKEKWSAKKGDIAAIAEDKKKKKKGKKGKNKDSEDGQTGKKKEKKLKKKKKSKVVEEERPRVKLEESSGDDVQKKVPLHHEKAEL is encoded by the exons ATGGACACGTTTATGTTGTTGGCCCTCTTTTCTATGAGCTCTTTTAGTGGGGCAGCGAAGAAAGGCGAGGACGAAGAATGGGTGCACCTGCCGAACAAATGTGAAG TGTGTAAATTCGTCAGCATTGAGATGAAATCTGCGTTTGAAGAGACCGGGAAGACGAAGGAGGTGATCGACACCAACTACCGGTTCCTCGACGACAAAGGAGCACCGCCGATCAAATACGTGAAATC CGACATCCGCTTCATTGAGGTGATGGAGAATGTGTGTCAGAGACTAATGGAGTACAGTCTACATAAGGAGAGGCAGGGCAGCAACCGATTTGCCAAG GGGATGTCTGAGACCTTCTCCACTCTGCACAACCTGGTTCATAAAGGTGTCAAGGTGGTGATGGACATACCGTATGAGCTGTGGAATGAGACCAGCGCTGAGGTTGCAGACCTTAagaaacag TGCGACGTTTTGGTGGAGCAGTATGAAGAGGTTATTGAAGACTGGTACAAAGGAACGCAGGAAGAGGATCTGACTATGTACCTGTGTGAGAAACACGTCCTTAAAGGCCAAGACACTG CTTGTCTGAAGGAAAAGTGGTCAGCCAAGAAGGGCGACATAGCAGCTATCGCCgaggacaagaaaaaaaagaaaaaggggaagAAGGGAAAGAACAAGGACAGTGAAGATGGGCAAACGGgtaagaagaaagaaaagaagttaaagaagaagaaaaagagtaAAGTGGTGGAAGAAGAACGACCCAGAGTTAAATTGGAGGAGTCATCAGGCGACGACGTCCAGAAAAAAGTGCCTCTTCACCACGAGAAGGCGGAGCTGTGA